A portion of the Verrucomicrobiota bacterium genome contains these proteins:
- a CDS encoding redoxin domain-containing protein, which yields MEATHSISLRNLRFNTRNNVRSLSGPALGRLLSLLALATWLVFLTPVNASPAGAAYATLEKEFQAAQQEYFKAYGAAKTDAERQQVAVKYPDSQMFAARFLELAEKNPKDPAAVDALVWVATRGRAGPAFDKALDILNREHLQSEKIGTVCQSLVYSDSKAAERLLRGVMEENTHHEAQGQATLSLGQFLNRRSKMNASVAESKEPEKLFELVVAKYADVKGYRGTLADLATAELFEIRNLGVGKVAPEIEGEDVEGKHFKLSEYRGKVVVIDFWGDW from the coding sequence ATGGAAGCCACACATTCCATCAGCCTTCGCAATCTCCGCTTCAATACCCGAAACAATGTTCGCTCGTTATCCGGGCCAGCTTTGGGGAGGCTCTTGTCGCTTCTCGCCCTTGCTACTTGGCTGGTGTTTCTGACGCCAGTCAATGCCTCGCCTGCGGGCGCGGCGTATGCGACTTTGGAAAAAGAGTTTCAAGCAGCACAGCAGGAGTACTTCAAAGCGTATGGCGCTGCCAAGACCGACGCAGAGCGCCAGCAGGTGGCGGTGAAATATCCGGATTCGCAGATGTTTGCCGCACGTTTTTTGGAGCTGGCAGAGAAAAATCCCAAGGACCCGGCAGCCGTTGACGCGCTGGTTTGGGTCGCCACGCGGGGCCGTGCTGGCCCGGCATTCGATAAAGCTTTGGACATCCTGAATCGCGAACACCTGCAGAGCGAGAAGATCGGCACGGTTTGCCAGAGTCTGGTTTACTCCGATTCCAAGGCCGCGGAACGACTGCTGCGCGGCGTGATGGAAGAAAATACTCATCACGAAGCGCAAGGGCAGGCGACGTTGAGTCTGGGGCAGTTTCTCAATCGCCGCTCAAAAATGAATGCTTCCGTAGCTGAGAGCAAGGAACCCGAGAAGCTGTTTGAATTGGTGGTTGCGAAATATGCCGACGTTAAAGGCTATCGCGGCACGTTGGCTGATCTCGCCACGGCGGAGTTGTTTGAAATCCGCAATCTCGGCGTCGGCAAGGTGGCGCCCGAGATTGAAGGCGAAGATGTTGAGGGCAAGCATTTCAAACTGAGCGAGTATCGCGGCAAGGTGGTGGTGATTGATTTCTGGGGCGATTGGTGA